The Bactrocera dorsalis isolate Fly_Bdor chromosome 3, ASM2337382v1, whole genome shotgun sequence genomic interval aaaaataataaagaaaaaataaacaactctcATCGTCCattcgaatcaactaaaaagtgaaaattgatttttttgacacctaagccccctttccgtagaccaggtcacatatatatttttttttttatgctcCAATCTTTAAACACCgttttttgaaatgtattttctaaaaaacataaaaccatttgcttggaaatGCATCGTGTGCCAACAAATTTTGGTGGATtcggctcatcttgaaacaccTACATACTCGTAGTTGACTTACTTTCGAGCTCATATGGGTTAATCCACGATTCACCATCTAACACAATGTCATAGACGTCTTTCGAAGCACTGCTATCGTATTTTGTTAGCATTTCTCTTGACTAATCTACATCAGCCTTTTCTAAAGCGATTCGCTAAGTAAGAAATGTAACATGCTGCTCATCGCAGCATAGGGGTTTGGCAAAGGGAAGATAATGTCATACCAACAAATGAAGCCCTTAGGGAAAGACACACCACTGGCCCTTCTTCCAAGGGACGGCGTTTCGAAGAGGGTCAACTACTGAGGGGCTGCATTATCCAGTgatacactgacggctcgaaaacccCAGAAGGCATTGGAGCAGGCATTGCGGGACTACATACCAAACTATCTGTACTAATGGAACGttttccgagcatctttcaagcagCAGTCTTTGCTAAACGTCAATATGTAGAAATCAATCCCTCTCGCAATGAGCGTATCGCCCTACTTAgagatagtcaagcggcactgaAAGTGATCTCAGCTTATGGAGGAGTGTACAGGGTGGCTGAACCGCCTATCAGTTGGCAACCGTATACTATACACCTGATCTGGGTAACGGGGCATAAAGTAGTAGCCGGCAAGTGACAGCGTCCAGGATGATGGGGCCAGAACCGTGCATTGCTGTGGAACTCCACACTATAAAGGAGTTGTTCCGCACACAGGAAAGAGTGGAGAAAGAACGACACTGGCAGCAGGCAGTTGGAATGCGCCACTCAAAGCTACAACTGGGAGGGTACAACCTTGTAAGGTTTAAACCTTATAAGATCAACCTCCTCTGAGACAAATTCCGCCTCCTCGTCGCGCTCTACACAAGGCACTACAGTCTCAAGAAGCACTTTCccaacatgggcatagtctctGGCGGAATCTGCCGGTTTTGCGAGATGGAACCGGAAACACCAGAACACCTGATAATAGATTGGCCAGCTATTTGTAGAAGCAAGCGTTAGGttccatctacgtggacagggatGACATCACATCCCCAGCAAGCTCCTGGAACTGTTGAGGGTActggacctttgtgaccatatgtgttataggagagggcacaattgACCATAGCTTACATTGCAAAGCCTCAAATATTTTCTATCCATCTATGGGACATACAAACTTCTTGGCAAAGTCAGTATAcactgttcagagtataaagaATCTTCAAATCGGTTATATGTTTCATACAAACATAatctaattaaatttgtattataatCCGTCTACAAAAGCTCCTAATCAGTATACTAATTACATGATCAtgctataatattttaattgacttTCTATTAACTCAGCGATTATTCCATAAAGACGAGCCCAGCATAATTGAACCAAAGAATAACAATATAACAAGTACAACAACATACGTCCGAGCATTACAACAAAACTGTGCTAATTGTTTGCGAGAATTACACGCATCAAAGTCATAAATCACTCAGTTCTTCGGGCAACTCCATGCGCATAAATAAAGTACTCAACAAGTAATGTGACAAACAGCAAACCGACAAACAAGTGCAGCAAAGACacgcgcatacacacacacatacacctcaGTGCAAAGCGCATGAGTGGAGGTGCAGAAAGTGAGAAAAATTACGCTGCAACGTAGATCTGCGGTGAAATGATAAATGAACGCCTCATGATGTgataaaaatggaattaacatgACACCGGAGCGGCAGCGCGCTTTGACAGCACCGCTCAACAGCGCAACAATGCTTCCCCCTACCAGCAGCACCTTCTAATGCTCAGTCACCAGCAGGCGTACTTAGCCACTCGGTCGGTGCAAGCGAGGTAGGCTTGTTAATTATATCGGAATGCTGCGAACACTACGCTTGCTGCTGTCATTGCCATTTCCTATGTACCAcctctacacatacatacatgtgtgtgtatgtgtgtaagagCAATGGTGACTGCTGCATTTGTACTCGCGTTGCATTGCCTACAAAATACAAAAGTGGCAAATGCCACTCGCCGCTTCGCGTCTGACTGCTGTTAAATGTTCAGCAAATCTGTGCAATTAAATTGTGCAATGTCATTGTGTATTAGCATAAGTTTGCTGTGTTGGTGCATAGAATCCCCTCTCTGCAAGTTGCTGCAAGCTGACAGTTGAATGCTTGCGAACTTGCTGCAATGGTAAGCGAAATAATGGCATTGCTGCGGCGGTGACTTGCCAAAATCGCAAGATTTGTTGCTTGTGTACGAGGGTGGTCCAATGTTTACTGCGCCTCACTATAATCCACTATCGCGAgagaaatgtaatattttctagTACATTCTAGAACCTATAAACGACTATGGTCAAGCTTTCAGATagatctcatacagctcatcgttccatcgactatGGTATTCGcagttgccaatgcgcaaaggaccatgaaTCTTCCGCAgcacctttctctcgaaaactcatggtccatgtctctgcactatatagcaggacgggaatgatgactGACTTCTAAAGTTTGGTCCTACTTTGTCGAGagcggactttacttctcaattgcctattcaaCCCGCACTGGTGTTacgttggcaagagttattttgtgTTTGATTTTGATGCTGACTTTTTTGTTCGGCTTCGAGTTTATGACTTTCAACAGAgacgtggaagccaagtcgcgagatatttcgccttggcTTCCTTCAgtaccagacccatttcttcCGCTTTCTTTCTAGTCTGGGGAAAGTAGATCTAACAGCAGCAGAATATTATCGGCGTATGCCAACAGCTGTAGACTCTTATAAAAGAAGGTAGGATAGAGTCCTttgtgaggaaagttctctcaGCCCCAGATACGATTCTTTTAGATATGGTTCAAGAAGCTCACGACTTCacgaccaagtatcctctgagtaaCCCGAAAATATCCGTTTGTAGTCGAGCTAAATTGAAAAAGAGAATCGcttggtttgggacccgccacttaAAAACGCCCACAATGGAAACGAAACAAGAGCCTCGTATGAGAGATTTAGGTCATATCCTGCATGAAATTTTGGACTTGAGAAAACTGTTGGCTcgattaaatgcaaaaaatattggcCATGAGAATACTGTTGGTTCAATGGATAACGCATTCGCTCACTCCGGAATACCTGTTTCGTTCCGTGACCGCCGACGAAACATGGATATAATGCCATACGAAAGTTCAAGGTCCAGTCAAAACAGTGGATTTCATCTGGTGAACAAGCTCCAAAGACGGTGAAACCTACATATCTTATCGACCGGAATGTTATATGACCACCGCATTCTAGGATTCACAAAGGATGATCTACATTGACTACTTGAAGGAGAGCTAAATGGTTACAGAGCTCTACTATGCTAAGTGTTTGGAGCGATTCGATGCCTAATTGCCGAAAAACCCTGACGTGTTAAAGAAGTTGGAGCAACACTGTGTCCAGAGTATCGCACTATGTAAACACAAGACTAAGTTGAGAAATAAACCAACTTTTTCcactgtttttgctttttattttcgaGCCAAAACTGTATCGGTCTGCCCTTGTaagtgcgcacacacacacatttgcgcTGTTAACTGCATTGCTATGCATTTTTCAATGGCATTATCTGCGAACAATgccacataaatattataattaattttaatttatacgcTAATTAATTAGCGCCATAATTTTGCACAATTTAAACTGGATGAAAAGTTATAGCATTAGTTGTGCGCATTGCTAGCTGATTTGTTGTCCGTCCGCATAGATGTGTCACTAGGTAAATGTCAAAGTCTTTTGGTGCACAATGGCACCTCAAGTGTGTAATATTATGCCCGACACGTTTGTTTTTTTCAGCCTCGCGTTATTTATTCAATTgccttgcttttgtttttgtatttttgcaaaCGCCTTGAGTGATCAGGTGTTTTGTGGCTGCCATTGTGTGTCGGGCTAAACGCTTGCACACCGACATTGCTTCAGTCACATGTATTTGGAATAGTTTATAATGCGGTTTTCCTATTTCTTGGTTTTCGGctgtgtgagtatgtatgtaagtgtgttttTATTGCGCAGCCGCCACCTGCCAATCACTCTTAGCATGTGCGATTCGCTGTCAATGTGGTTGTATGCGAGTGCAGTTGCAACTATTATTTGACTTCAAGTATTTGGTGTGTCCAAAGGGATTTGTCAGTCAAATTGCACAGGTAATATTGTGCATAAGAAGTATTACGTGCATATCTAGTCTTATGCATTTTCATttgttagttaatttttttatttagaagaaAATTCAGAACAAAGATTAGTATTTTggggtagacaccgcttatgtgGTTATACGAGTAGCGCGCCAGACGTTCTCGTTTCGCTGTTTGGCCTCAATTAGACATTCTAAGTATAGCCAAGTcgttctccacctggtctttccaatgaaGTGGACgttttcttcttcctctgcatcccccggcgggtactgcgaaTTTGATACTCACCGATGCCGattcgcaaaggaccataaattttccgcagtacctttctctcgaaaactcgtaatcccgattcatcaaatgttgtcatcgttcatgcctttGAACggggataatgagtgacttgtagagtttggtcatAGCTCGTCAATAACGgagtttacttctcaattgcctactcagcccgaagtagcacttgttggcaaggaTTTCAAGGGTGAgttattgttattggtgttaataCAGGTtcgaagatagacgaaattatccacgacttcgaagttatgactgtcgcACAATTGATTCGTAACGTCACTGAAACACCATTTTCTGATTCAAATAATGCTGTCGATACTAAAAAGTATCTTGGGTGTGTTATCAAGGTGCTTCTGAAATCATCCCAAGCTTTGACTTTATAAAGGATCGTTTGAATCATGGAATCCCCAAACCAAACTCTGGCGGCCTTTTCTCCGTCCACATATGTACCTGTAACCGAGTTGTGGAGGAGAAGGCCAGTGAGCATCTTCAAAGATGGGTCAAAGTTTGGGGGGAAGGGAGTATTGTCAGGAACTCTCAATTACAACTTCAGACTACTTGACTATTCCAGTATTTTTCAAGCCTAGGTTGGTGCCACTAAGGTAGCCGTAAATATAGTATACTGCTTCGGTGTGCAGCCTCCTACCGAGAAATAACTATCCAATCTGATAGTAGCGTAacgatactagccttgagctCAATAACTGTATGTTCAGAGCCAGTTCACAGCGGAATTACAGGTAACTGCAAAGCTGACTATCTGGCTAGGAAAAGTATCATTTCCTCGTATTTTCTACTACTAGAAAGCTGGGTTTCGCGAAGAGCCCTTAGTAAGGGTTGCCTCTCCCTTGTTGTGGCAGTTCTAACAagccaaaattaaaaatcttaccGGACGCCAGCTGCAGAAGCTATATGGAAAAAGACAAAATGGAAACATCACGGCCCTTATGGAATCTCCCGTGTTCGCGAGGTCAATGCTTAAACACTTGGGGGCTCAGATCATATAAGATCGAATGCAAGAATTCTGTTTTTATAGATTCACAAAGGACTGCATATAGTAGTTCAAGTGTCGATCAGCCATCGTCcctaacataacctaacttaAGTGGTTTTCCAATATCATACAGGCCATATGAGCACGGAAGATGATGAACGCCGTTGGCATCGAATATTGTGATGACCTTGAATGCCCGTGAAATGAAGCTGTTCGAGATAGCTGACATTCTGGGCATTCGGGAGCTCTGTATAAAGTCGGCGTCGCATGGGCAATTAaccaaaagcaataacaagaCGTCGAGTGAATATCATTTTTTAGCACTGCAGTGGAAGCATGTTTTTGTCACGAATGACGTGATTGTCAGAAACTCCTTCGAATTTCATTTCAACAGCATGAAACACGGCGTGAAGTGGTCTCAACTAACGCGACGACAGGAGAACAACCACCGCCTCCCTCGCTATCATTTCTCAAATAAGTCAAAATAAGGGTACGACTTCGATGCAGCTGAAATTTTTACTGTTCCTGTCTATGATCTCCAACTATAGTACCCAAAATAAGCACTATCGTGCGGTAAGGCTAAGTACTTACCGCACCGCCCCCGTAtatgatataaaataaattttaagaaaaaaagatCTATAATTTCGGTAAGTGAAACTAAGTGACGAAGACTTTTCTACACAAAACGTCTGTTCCCACGGCACTCGGCTCTACGTAACCAAATTTGACCAAGATTTTTTATTCGGTCAAAGCCTGCTAACTCGGTAGAACCAAACGACACTATGCAACGTTCCCATAAAGTCAACTACATGAGGATTAAGGATAAGTGTAGGTTAATTTacctaatattttatttttgactaGATATGCCCGCACCATAATAGATTACCATATTCAATGCCCAATAATACAATAAATGTTACACGACTTTCGATAACGTTTGCGTATTCCTAATCTAGTTGATTGTAGCGCATAAAATCTCCACCGTACTTCGGTGCGTACATCTCGTCCACGtctttgttgtaatatatataatCATTGCTGTTGGAACTTGATATTAGCGGTGTAAAGCCACTGTTCATATCAATATTGAGATCGGCCTTTAGTCGTTGATCTGGCTTACGACCCAACGAGATCAGCTTGCCATACAATTCCGTGTCTCTTTGTAGTGCACGATCGAAATCCTTCCAGTGTACGAATTTTATATTATCAGCGGCGATTGCATTCTTATTCAGCAACTCGATGAGTGTATTCGAAGTTACCGGCTGCACCAGGCTGTATTCACGTTCGGCGGCtgcagctgcttcggctggatTCATAAGCATACGCTTAGAAAGCGAGGGCAAAAGGGCGACGTCAAGTTcctgaaaa includes:
- the LOC105227304 gene encoding uncharacterized protein LOC105227304, with the protein product MHSSSLLTFGVLLLLTTLANHCQGNESPGFFLKITKNVPRLGRRSDSYFLKNMKTIPRIGRRGDGELDVALLPSLSKRMLMNPAEAAAAAEREYSLVQPVTSNTLIELLNKNAIAADNIKFVHWKDFDRALQRDTELYGKLISLGRKPDQRLKADLNIDMNSGFTPLISSSNSNDYIYYNKDVDEMYAPKYGGDFMRYNQLD